A part of Nesterenkonia lutea genomic DNA contains:
- the paaE gene encoding 1,2-phenylacetyl-CoA epoxidase subunit PaaE, which produces MSTTTRRRATFSTLTVSEVRPLTSDSVEVTFAVPEELQEDFDYAPGQYVALRTELDGQEVRRSYSICTEPTPGEIRVAIKRDIGGLFSNWANESLKPGDQMEVMNPSGAFVSKTAITSMNNPAKLAEEAVALRSDVHLVAFAAGSGITPIMAIARSVLAASKDSTFDLVYANRSASDVMFAEELGDLKDRYPARLAVHHVLSREQRINPLLTGRIDEEKLSNLLDKVLRVQDTDEWFLCGPFELVQMARDSLAARGVDENDIRFELFTTGRPDRPEGQQGRRVEADPEGDNVQIEFTLDGLTGQIASPAASGETVLNAALRARPDVPFACAGGVCGTCRAKVVSGDFEMEENFALESDEVSAGYVLTCQTRPTSKQLVVDYDA; this is translated from the coding sequence ATGTCGACGACCACTCGCCGCCGCGCGACCTTCTCCACACTGACCGTCTCCGAGGTCCGGCCGCTGACCTCGGACTCGGTCGAGGTGACCTTCGCCGTCCCAGAGGAGCTGCAGGAGGACTTCGACTACGCCCCGGGACAGTACGTGGCGCTGCGCACGGAGCTCGACGGCCAGGAGGTCCGCCGTTCGTACTCGATCTGCACCGAGCCCACTCCTGGTGAGATCCGCGTGGCGATCAAGCGCGACATCGGCGGACTCTTCTCCAACTGGGCCAATGAGTCGCTGAAGCCCGGAGATCAGATGGAGGTGATGAACCCCTCCGGAGCCTTCGTCTCCAAGACGGCCATCACCTCGATGAACAACCCCGCCAAGCTCGCCGAGGAGGCCGTGGCGCTGCGCTCGGATGTGCACCTGGTCGCCTTCGCCGCCGGTTCCGGCATCACCCCGATCATGGCCATCGCCCGGTCCGTGCTGGCCGCCTCGAAGGACTCCACCTTCGACCTGGTCTACGCCAACCGTTCGGCGTCTGATGTGATGTTCGCCGAGGAGCTGGGTGACCTCAAGGACCGCTACCCCGCCCGGCTCGCCGTGCACCATGTGCTCAGCCGGGAACAGCGGATCAACCCGCTGCTCACCGGCCGGATCGACGAGGAGAAGCTCAGCAATCTCCTCGACAAGGTGCTGCGCGTGCAGGACACCGACGAATGGTTCCTCTGCGGGCCCTTCGAACTGGTCCAGATGGCGCGCGACTCGCTCGCGGCCCGGGGTGTGGATGAGAACGACATCCGCTTCGAACTGTTCACCACCGGACGACCGGACCGTCCCGAGGGCCAGCAGGGCCGCAGGGTGGAGGCCGATCCTGAGGGAGACAACGTCCAGATCGAGTTCACCCTCGACGGACTGACCGGCCAGATCGCCTCCCCCGCGGCCTCGGGCGAGACGGTGCTCAACGCAGCGCTGCGCGCGCGGCCCGATGTTCCCTTCGCCTGCGCCGGAGGGGTCTGCGGGACCTGCCGCGCCAAGGTCGTCTCGGGTGATTTCGAGATGGAGGAGAACTTCGCCCTGGAGTCCGACGAGGTCAGCGCCGGCTACGTGCTGACCTGCCAGACACGCCCCACCTCCAAGCAGCTCGTGGTCGACTACGACGCCTGA